From Trachemys scripta elegans isolate TJP31775 chromosome 18, CAS_Tse_1.0, whole genome shotgun sequence:
AGCGGTCGGAGGCCTGAGCATCGCGGGCCCCCGGAGCTGGTGAGTCCGGGACCCCTAAGGCAGGGCCCGGTCCGCTGCGTCGCTAGGCTTGGGTGGGGGCGAGGCCCTGGGAGGGGGGTCTCTGGGCCCCGGGGAGCGGGGGACTGGGGGGCTGGGTCCTGGGGGTCCTGGGCCCGTGAGGGGCTGCCccggggagtggggcggggctctGTGGGGATCGGGGGCGCGGCTTGACCCGGGGGAAGTAGCGGAGGTCTCTGGGCCCGTGGGGTTGGCCCTGGAGGACATGGCGGGGGGAGCATCAGCCTATCGTCCTCCGAGTTTCacgctgtttgtttttcttgcagTTCTACGATAAGGCTGAGGCCCGGAAATACTCCCAGAAGTAAGGGCGCTTCCCCTGTATGCTTGCTCCCTTGCTGTGGTGCACATGGCCAGTCCCTAGTGGAGGTGGTGAGGATGGGTCTTGTCCCATCTCTGTGCTGATGTCCAGAGCATCTGGAGTGCCGTTTGCTGTGTCCCCCAAAAGTGTCAGTGTGCACCAAGAAATGCAATCTGAACTACATTGCATGGTGAAAAATCTCAAGCAGGTCTGtggtgcagctgctctgctgACATTAATGGGTGTGGAGCTGTCTCCTGTGCAGTAGTAaagccaaactttgcaccctcgataatctgtacgttattccctgataaccagaaacttctatgttCAAACTCTcttcactatttttttaacatcatcttaatacatttttaaaatctgctccCAGCAAGCGTTCTCCATTTGTACTGCGCAGCTATCCCCATAGTGAGCATAAGATCTGCCGCAGTGCTCTTAGCTATTAACTCCTGAGGAATGGTAGAGCAGGCAGAGTTGGGTGCCTGACTTCAGTCTTCGTAATTATGTGGAGAGCTGTTTTGACCAATGGTACTAAAGAGCAGGTGGTTGAAAAAAGCCTAAGCCAGTTTATGCAGGGCCCATGGGCCCCCAAAGGAATGCAGAAATTTCCACCACAAGGCCAGTTCCCATCTTAGGCCTTTCCTTGTGCTTCCAAATACTCCATTGTCTTCATGAATAACTAAGGTCTGAGCCACAAGTTACCTTGGCTGTGACTTTATTCTGGGTAGCAGAAGCCACTTAGATATTTCATTACTGCTTTCATGTGAATAAaggtaatggtctcaagttgcagtgggggaggtttacgttggatattaggaaaaaaattttcactaggagggtggtgaagcactggaatgggttacctagggaggtggtggaatctccttccttagaggtttttaagtcccggcttgacaaagccctggctgggatgatttagttggggattggtcctgctttgagcagggggttggactagatgacctcctgagctcccttccaaccttgagattctatgattctaaggaggATTCTTTCTCCTCAGCTCTCGAATGATTGAGATCCAGTCGCAGATGTCAGAGCGGGCCGTGGAGCTGTTGGGCTTGCCAGAAGATCAGCCATGTTTCCTTCTGGATGTTGGGTAAGACCCTGCATATGAGCCATGTAGAACTGTAAGGATGCTGCTTTACCTCACtggcagctgtgcatatctctctatccgtgttctagagggcgaacaatttatgagtttaccctttaTACAGGGTTAAATGGATCTATTTGTTTTTTAGACCCCCTTTAagttgctttcaattaagcctacagctgttaggggatgtggttcagaccctgggtctgggtttgcagcaggctagcgggtctggctcaaaccgagcagggcactgaagtcctaagctgccagggcaggaaagcaggggcagaagtagtcttggcacatcaggtggtagCTCCCGGGGGTTTCTGTGATGCAACCCGTCACAGTCAGTAAAAGGGCTGTTTCTAAAACCTGTTCTTTTGCTTTTAGCTGTGGCTCTGGTTTGAGTGGAGATTACATCTCTGAAGAGGGACATCACTGGGTTGGGATGGACATCAGTTCTGCCATGCTGGGTAAGCAGATTCTCGTTGATGGCATGTCCTAGTGGGCAGACAATACATATGTGCATTGGAGGGATAGAAATGTATAAAATGCAGCCCTGGGTACTGATCTGAAGATTTGTCGCCATCTGCCTGACTTGTCTTTTGTGCTGTGCAGATGTTGCTATGGAGAGAGAGGTGGAAGGAGACCTCATCCTTGCAGACATGGGGCAGGGGATTCCCTTCAGGCCAGGCATGTTTGATGGTTGTGTCAGGTAAGACATTGCTCTTTGCTTTCTTCTCTTAGTTCTCAGAGCTCTGCCTAGCAGGAAGACACAACAGAAGCCTGGCCCTGTTAGCTGGCCTTACCAGCTTGCACGCCATAGCAGGTTGTTGAAATTTGGACAGGCTTTGAATTAGGGATGCTTCTTCCCATATTTGGGAGCAGCTGCTGGAAAATTACCTTTGACTCTCATAATACTGGACTGTGAAAACAGGGAACGGCTTATCCAAAAATCGAGGAATGGCTGAGGGTCACTgataactaagggtatgtctagacttatctccgggtccggcagtaagcaatcgatcttctgggatcgatttatcgcatcttgtctagacgcgataaatcgatcccggaagtgctcaccgtcgacaccggtactcctgctccgcgagaggagtacgcggagtcgacgggggagcctgcctgccgcgtgtggacccgcggtaagttcaaactaagatacttcgacttcagctacgttattcacgtagctgaagttgcgtatcttagttcgaagtggggggttagtgtggaccagcccataggCTAGCAGAAGGTGCTGACTACCTGTGCTGAGTGTGACATAAGAAACTAGATCATGGGCATGCTGCTCAtttggggagggatgggaagggTCAGAACCCCTGAGCCACAGAGGGGCTCCCACTGACACTAACAGGTGGTTTGCCCAAGTATATAACCTGTTCACTAGTTAATGCTGCTGTTATATTCAGCGTGTCACAGATCCATAGGATCTGTACTGTGCCCCAGCTTTTAAACCCCTTTGGTGTGCCAGATCCCCGAAGGGCCCCAGTCTTCCTTCAGTGCAGGCCCTCAGCCTCACCGCCTCTGATGTGCCCCTGGGTCCAGCACTTGTGATTCACACCATAGTGAGTCCGACTGCGCTGGACTCCTGGTCACACTTTTACACTGGTCAGGGACTACTGCACCTCAGCaggtatttgcagtgacaccaggcagcATTTTCAAAGCAGAATAGGGTTTATTAGTCATCTGGAACGCATTATCGggagtccttaggttagcacagagaaatcaAGGTTAAGATATAGTGCATCTGGTCAGGCCAGAGCAATCCGCCTGCCAAGCTGCTCCAGATTCCATTTTAGGCTCTCGGTCCCTTTGCCCCTCCACAGGGAGAGCAGCCCAGCCTCTCCCAAAAGCTACTCTTTATTCCCTGCCTGGTACCTCTTACTCCCTTGTTCTGGAGCTGGCCTCTGCTCAGTttccctgctgagaggtgggggggaggtggggggaacttCCTCTTGATGGCTGTTCGCTAGGTGTGAATTGTCTGGTCACTGGGGCTTCCCATTGCCTCTTtggggtcagctcccagacttctgcactgtgcagcacagcatggggaggaggtgaccagccctctgtggagaaagaagtggttcaggactatttagaaaagttggatgaGCGCAAGTCCATGGGggcggatgcgctgcatctgagggtgctaaaggagttggcggatgtgattgcagagccattggccattatctttgaaaactcctggcgatcgggggaggtcctggatgactggaaaaaggctaatgtagtgtccatctttaaaaaggggaggaaggaggatccggggaactacaggccagtcagcctcacctcagtccctggaaaaatcatggagcaggtcctcaaggaatcaattctgaagcactttcaagagaggaaagtgatcaggagcagtcagcatggattcactaagggcaagtcatgcctgactaaactaattgccttctatgaggagataactggctctgtggatgagcgGAAAGCAgcggacgtgttattccttgactttagcaaagtttttgatacggtctcccgtagtattcttgccagcaagttaaagaagtatgggctggatgaatggactataaggtggctagaaagctggctagatcatcgggctcaacgggtagtgatcaatggttccatgtctagttggcagccaatatcaagcggagtgccccaagggtcggtcctggggacggttttgtttaatatcttcattaatgatctggaggatggcgtggactgcaccctcagaaaatttgcagatgacactaaactgggaagagtggtagatacgctggagggtagagataggatacagagggacctagacaaattagaggattgggccaaaataaatctgatgaggttcaacaaggacaagtgcagagtcctgcacttaggacgaaagaatcccattcgctgttacagactagggaccgaatggctaggcagcagatctgcagaaaaggacctaggggttacagtggacgagaagctggatatgagttgacagtgtgcccttgttgccaagaaggctaacggcattttgggctgtataagtaggggcattgccagcagatcgagggacgtgatcattcccctctattcgacattggtgaggcctcatctgtagtagtactgtgtccagttttgggccccacactacaagaaggatgtggaaaaattggaaagagtccagcggagggtaacaaaaatgattagggggctggagcacatctcttatgagaagaggctgagggaactgggattgtttagtctgcagaaaaaagagtggggggcggggggggggaattgatagctgctttcaactacctgaaaggggttccaaagagaatggatctattctagactgttctcagtggtagcagattacagaataaggagcaatggtctcaagttggaaAAAACTTTTTcgctaggagggtgatgaagcactggaatgggttacctagggaggtggtggaagttccttccttagaggtttttaaggtcaggcgtgacaaagccctggctaggatgatttagtgggggattggtcctgctttgggcagggggttggactagatgacctgaggtcccttccaaccctgatattctatgattctcgaTTGGTTTCAGCAGGTTCCAGCCAGTTCCTTAAAAGTCATTGTGCCCAGGCAGTGAGAtgacacctcccacccacccattcCATGTCTCCTGCTGCCCCAAGAGCAGACTTAGCCTTTTAGCCCCCGCTGAATAGCAGTGGAAGGTgctggaggaaactgaggcacatataaGATCCATAATACTACAGGAAATTCCCACTTCCTCACACAGCATCACCCACAATTATGGACTCTGGTTATTGTCGAATGCCCTTGAGGTGTCATTGCTGGGCTCCAGAGCGACCCCCACCATTTCTATAAATCTCTCTCAGCACTCCTGTCTTCAATGGTCTATGGTTGCACTACATCTACTCAAATCTGGAAGGTTTTGTAACCATAAGGACTAGAAATTGTGAATGAAAGCTTGCATTCTGCAGAATCTAGATCTGACAGATAAGTACACCAAGTGACTTGCAAATCAAATATGTGACTTCCTGAGCTAGACAGCATCTCTTTAGAATGGGCTTATACAAAACCTTTGCTTCTGAAAAGTAGGAGGCAATGCACTGATGAAGCAAATGCAGTAGTTGTCTTTGGCAACAGTTCGTCACATGCTATCTTGGACTATAGAATAGGTATGAGGGCACTGGTAGAAGACTTGAGTCTTTGTTAAAGAATGCGACTTTGGTTGCTCACATGGGAGGCTTGGTGGCTCAGTGTCACTTAGGTCACGCATTCTCTTTCAGTATTTCTGCAGTGCAATGGCTCTGTAACGCTGATAAGAAGACACACAGTCCCCCAAAACGCCTGTATCGATTCTTCTCAACCCTTTATTCTGCCTTGGTGAGTGGTGAGTGACAGATATGGCCATTTCCTGCAATgtccttgaaaaaccttattgtAATAAGTGTATTGTgggtgggattgtatgtaaccttgtactgttttaatatgttttctctgcaatgtcAGAATaaatgcttgcttagaaagagctacATGGTAACTTGTAACTCCTGGTAAAGATGCTGTTCAGAGCCTTTGGAGCGAAAGTAAAGCGCAGacgctggcctgtttaggcatctggcttgctgggaatatcacagtgtaggccaggggtcagcaaccattcagaagtggggtgctgagtcttcatttattcactctaatttaaggttttgcgtgccagtcatacattttaacatttttagaaggtctctttctctaaatctataatatataataaactattgttgtatgtaaagtaaataaggtttttaaaatgtttaagaagcttcgtttaaaattaaattaaaatgcagagccccccggaccagtggccaggacccgggcagtgtgagtgtcactgaaaatcagcttgtgtgccgcctttggcacatgtgccataggttgtctactcCTGGTGTAGGCAGTGAACTGTGCAGCTTGGAAAAACCCGGCTGAGGGAGAGAGACGGGGGTCTCTGCCCGAGAGAGCTAGAAGCTTTTGGGTGCCCTTGATGGATCTCAGGGGGGaaacaggtgcagttaccctggaACTGTGAGTTTTCTTAACCCTTTATTCTGTTTTGGTAAGTGGTGCCTTCTCAGCCAGCCAGCCGCCCCTTCCTTCTCCCAGAATGTCAAGGGAAAGGATGTCCTCTTTCAGGTGACGTTCCCCAGCAGGCTATTCTGGCTGTAGTGGGTAGTAATGTCCATG
This genomic window contains:
- the BUD23 gene encoding probable 18S rRNA (guanine-N(7))-methyltransferase isoform X1; the protein is MAGSGRRPEHRGPPELFYDKAEARKYSQNSRMIEIQSQMSERAVELLGLPEDQPCFLLDVGCGSGLSGDYISEEGHHWVGMDISSAMLDVAMEREVEGDLILADMGQGIPFRPGMFDGCVSISAVQWLCNADKKTHSPPKRLYRFFSTLYSALARGSRAILQLYPENSEQLELITAQAMKAGFTGGMVVDYPNSTKAKKFFLCLFVGTAGALPKALGAECADGEESQQAKFINERTRFRNAKGKSVKKSRDWVLEKKERRRRQGKEVRADTRYTGRKRRPRF